The stretch of DNA CTAGCTAGCCTATGCTATCTTGTTGCTTAGCCTTCGGCCCTAGGAATGTATAGGAAGTAGGAACATATTCGTCTCTGAGTTGGGACAACTTGTCTAGTGCAACAAATAGTTGGTAGAAGGAATGCCCAAATATAAACAACATAGCACCGCAAGTATAGACTGGAACAAGTATAGCTATTTCTAAAGTTAAAAACTTCGATTAATCATAAAATTTGgagcaaaaaaatacaaattcaACATAACTATGACGATCTTAATGTTGTACTTCTACAAAAGCCATTTATTGTTAAAATCATTTGCTGAAAACAGCAAAgcaataatatatgtacaatgtacagaGAGAAAAGATATCTGACAATATCAAATAAAGATGGATGGAGAAAGGGCTGATGCAATTAACAACTAgtgttaatataatatttacaatattttcaCTATTGCTCATTTATCATGACAAAGAATGAAGAGAAGGCGTGACCCTAGTCCACTTCACCATTGACCATCCAGCATCTACCTTCTTCGCTCACGTCCTAGGCTACACTGCCTGCACTATATCGCTCGTACTATACACTCGGTACTATCCTTTGAGAGCTCAGAGAGAGGCTGGGTTGGTAGTAGCGAACTTAGTCTTAGGCTATGCTCTAGTGCTAGTAGCGATGGTTGGCTATGAGTCACTTCCTATTCTAATCTAACCTTGTCATGACCTAGATAAGTGCAACAAAACACAACAATGAaattagtattaataatacaaattgTTAACAAATGAGAgagtaataactatattatcaGTTAAATGAGACATCATAGCAAATGCATAAATTCTAAAGATATCAAAAAGgcaaattttactaaaaaacaAACACTAATAAGAGCGCTTACCTCGGCAAACATGGAAACTAGCTTTTTAGGTCCGGTTCCATCCACCACCACCTACAACGATTTTAATATTTCTAACGAATTATGATATGGACTTGAGCAACTCTTTGCTCGTATATAATGCACTAATATGAAGTTTTGTAGGGATGTTACAAAAATAAGAGAATATATTATCACTAGCTGACCAGAGGGTAAGTATTCAACTATAAATTAATTTTAGACACGTACAATGCCTTTCATTTGTTACCTACACAGTATAACTTACCAGCATTATTGCCATAGGGTCCTGATCGATTGGGTTTGTTGAACCCTCTCATCGGCCCACCTCCAGCGCTATTTCCATACCCTCCACTATTATCATTGCTATATCCACCACCTCCATATCCACTGTTGTTACCACCTCCATATCCGCCGTTGTTACCACTTCCATAACCACTGTTGTTACCACTGCCGTAGCTTCCGCTGTTACCAAACCCACCACTGTTTCCTCCACCATAACCACCACTGTTCTGAAATCCACCGCCACCAGAGCTGCCGCTCCAGTTGTTTTGTTGCGGATTGCCACTCCAGTTGCCACTTCCACCTGAAGAACATGACAACGAATAAACAAAAGGAGACCACAGGAGATAAAATGCAAGAAAATTCAAGATTGATGCATTTGACGGGACAACTCACCACCACTTCCATAGTTGTCTCCACTGCCAAAGCCGCCACCACCTTGGTTAAAACCACCTTGGTTGTATCCCTGATTGAAACCTCCACCATTGTTGTATCCTCCTCCATAGTTTGCTGCAAAAGAATAAAAATCAATGATGGTGAAGATACACATGTTTTTGCAACACCCACATCTTGCTCAAAGCagataataatatacagtgggcgctcctacaacgtataccccctataacgtaaattccatgTAACATaaggaatttatgtaaagtttttgcttcgtactacatgAAAAATTCCATATGAAGTAATGCTTCAAGTcgggcgagttctcaaatttgatttgaatggcaACTTATCTCGCCCAGACTTGCGAGATAAGTTAGGAGAGAAAATGATGTGACTATAGccttatatctattatatatacatgtacaacttctGTGGCATACTAGTTCGTGgagatagatcgtcagatgtctCCACAAAAGAGAATAGAGTAGCCGCAcaactgttcataaatacttgaaggaGGTCAATTGGTGCAAGTCTTACAGCGCCtttctaccaatctgaatgtcacgagttggagtatcgccAAAAGTTATCTTCATCCCAACCTTGACCTCTGGCCACAGACAGAGGCCAAACATTTAGCACCGCTCTTTTTATagttgaaatatttataaaatacttGTTATTTGTTTGCAAAATAGACTCGATAGTTTATGCAAATCGTTGTAAACGAACGTCTAAGATGTGCACTTCAATTAACTTATGTAAAATTACTTCAATCATGGTCATAAAACCAATGaagttgatcagaaaaagaaatgttgtcgatgcaaaccaataatactgcagctaCGGCCGACAAACTAAAAGTCAAGTTTAGTTTTTCGTTTCTGAATGGCCAGAGGGGTGAGTTTTGAAAAATCTTGGAAATGATTAAGCAAATTACTTGTATTGTACTGTTTGTGCAACGTAAAATCCATATAACGTGCATGTCCTGGAACAAATTATTTCTGTTGTAGGAGTgccaactgttttaaaactgtcaaGTAAGATCATTAAAAAAAGGAGCGGAACAGATAAGAAAAGAGATAAAGTAGATAAGTATCAATCAGTACACTTACATTGGTTGTTATAGCCTTGACCGTAGTCACCTCGATTAAACCTAAACACATAAGAGGAAAGGATATCATTACCTATTTATCACACATGCACAAACATTCGTTATCAATAATTACCCAGAGACAAAACATGGTATCAAAATATAAGAAGCATTTTACACAGGTCAAAGTCGCCTCCAAGTAAGCCTCGGCACCTCTACTTGTGAAGCACTGGTCTAGGTTATCATACAATATGTAGTTTCAAGAAGATTTATGTTGTGGAGAATTTTCGTCATAGGAACAGTaaaacatgtaaattgcctaatccattctaaGATCTTCTAAACCTCTTCCATTTAGCCTTTCAAAAAGGAAAAGACTAGACTTATTTCCTTAATTTAGTGGCTGTACAGCAACACGTACACAAAAACCAAGAATTGTTTAACATTCTAAACTTTAGCATCTTTTAAACACTGcctttttttatttcactctTTCATTTATCACTTCCTTTTGCAACTTTTGAAAAACACTGCACCATCATCAGCAGATGGCCTTTTAAACTCCTACAATATCTCTCGCAATTGTCTCCAAAATTGAagtcaatttcttttaaaactggacaagaaagaaaatgataattttaaGACCAACTATGGGACTTTTGTATTTCAAATCGAATTGGAGAACTTGAATCAACTGGACGCTGTACGTCATCTGAAACTTCTTACGTACTACAATGCAAAAGCTTTAGATTTGGAAGAATTCATGTAAAAAGAGGTTTAGCGTATGCGAGATCCTACTGTACTGGTAGAATGTAGTGTACTCACCCTCCTCTTCCTCCTCGGCCTGCTCCACCTCCTCGTCTCATTTCATCTTGGCTCTTGGCCTTCTTCACCTCAACCTTAACACCTTGCAAATTGAGCTTGCCTTCAGGAGCTATTTGAGCTTGCACTGGAATAAGGTGAACAATAAAGTTTAATGGAATAGCTAATGTGAATCATCAGAGAACAATGATAAGAACTGAACTACGGTGGACCAACGTCATACGATTTCAATtagttccagtgttggcatcgtaaggtgaaAGTTTTGTATAGAGGGGTAAAGAAACATActgtaaatatctaatgcaaaattgtatacacatactttacatattaaaaattagtgacAAAATATTAAGTTAACCTTGATAACTAtggttacctacaataacttaagtgtatttagtggttatggtctgcaataaaacgTAATATTACAACTTACTAGGTGCTGTACTACGttgtagagagttcttaccttcgggacagacgtataacataaacattgaagtTAACTGTAATGAATTAAGCTTATGACATGCATACTTCAAGTTtagctttagtatgtattttactaaacttcaaatttGTTATCGGCTAAATTTTATCACCAATCTGTTTTCAATTTCGTTTTTACAATAACTTATAGTGAATAACGCGGAACTGAGAAAAATCGAGCAGCGTATTTCTTTTATGCCTTGCGGAAAAAATTTCGTCGAATACATATCAGCATACtcgtatctctttcatgcgGTGCGAAGAAGAATTTCGGTGAATAGCATATCGACACAGTCGTTAATTCGACATACAGTGCACCCTAAGGATACCATGACCTAaatatacataatttttttatcttacAAAGTGGAACACGATGATTTTTTACCTCGAcatacaaattaaacaaaattttcgcCCGAATTCAAATTTGACAGTCGATGTGCTGTCATTGAAATAACATAGACGTACAATGAAATAACAGAGACGCCAAAATACTGTtcgccaaaaacatttttacgtTTGAAAGAGACtcgatgaccgatttctctcagtttaACACTTCTCATGTAAAAAACGGTGATATCTGTACTTTAAAACCAGCAGCAAAATAGTAGTTGCGATCCCTTTAAACAGAAGGTCAGTGGTCtgacaacttctcttaacctgctaagaaaaatccacttcattaccTATTGACCAGAACAGTTTT from Watersipora subatra chromosome 2, tzWatSuba1.1, whole genome shotgun sequence encodes:
- the LOC137387751 gene encoding heterogeneous nuclear ribonucleoprotein 87F-like isoform X1 — protein: MADLEPEHMRKVFVGGLHPETDDEAMKSYFSKYGEILDCIVMKDSQTRRSRGFGFVAFDKSECVDRLQADRPHSLGGKKVDTKRVVPKDVSAAQGRSEREQKVNKIFLGGLRDQITEDDLNQYFSQFGAVERVETFTDKETNKRKGFCFITFQDFDSVDKCVLQAQIAPEGKLNLQGVKVEVKKAKSQDEMRRGGGAGRGGRGGFNRGDYGQGYNNQSNYGGGYNNGGGFNQGYNQGGFNQGGGGFGSGDNYGSGGGSGNWSGNPQQNNWSGSSGGGGFQNSGGYGGGNSGGFGNSGSYGSGNNSGYGSGNNGGYGGGNNSGYGGGGYSNDNSGGYGNSAGGGPMRGFNKPNRSGPYGNNAGGGGWNRT
- the LOC137387751 gene encoding heterogeneous nuclear ribonucleoprotein 87F-like isoform X2, translating into MADLEPEHMRKVFVGGLHPETDDEAMKSYFSKYGEILDCIVMKDSQTRRSRGFGFVAFDKSECVDRLQADRPHSLGGKKVDTKRVVPKREQKVNKIFLGGLRDQITEDDLNQYFSQFGAVERVETFTDKETNKRKGFCFITFQDFDSVDKCVLQAQIAPEGKLNLQGVKVEVKKAKSQDEMRRGGGAGRGGRGGFNRGDYGQGYNNQSNYGGGYNNGGGFNQGYNQGGFNQGGGGFGSGDNYGSGGGSGNWSGNPQQNNWSGSSGGGGFQNSGGYGGGNSGGFGNSGSYGSGNNSGYGSGNNGGYGGGNNSGYGGGGYSNDNSGGYGNSAGGGPMRGFNKPNRSGPYGNNAGGGGWNRT